The following are from one region of the Georgenia sp. M64 genome:
- a CDS encoding LysR family transcriptional regulator: MDVRQLQYFLAVVDEGGVHAAAEKLFVAQPSVSQSLRALQRTLGAELFTRTGRRLQLTAAGEALVAPARQVLHWMELSRAHVEAVNGLRTGRLVVATMPSQAVDPLPTVIDRFVRKYPMVQISIRSAGTPQTVMALVRSGGVELGVMAVTETPDAEDLIVHPLAQQGFIVISSREANLPARGPLTYDQLEGQRLIIGQPGTGMRRVADQVIAANRSTVAVVETEHREAILPMVLAGTGIAIIAEPWRALAREAGLVVHDLVTDERLEASVVHRDVDLSPAARAFLLLTAPVAATHHPPG, encoded by the coding sequence GTGGACGTGCGCCAGCTCCAGTACTTCCTCGCCGTCGTCGACGAGGGCGGGGTGCACGCCGCCGCGGAGAAGCTGTTCGTCGCGCAGCCGTCGGTGTCGCAGTCCCTGCGCGCCCTCCAGCGCACCCTGGGGGCCGAGCTCTTCACCCGCACCGGGCGGCGGCTGCAGCTCACGGCCGCCGGGGAGGCACTGGTCGCACCGGCCCGTCAGGTCCTGCACTGGATGGAGCTCTCCCGGGCGCACGTCGAGGCGGTCAACGGCCTGCGCACCGGCCGCCTCGTCGTCGCCACCATGCCCTCGCAGGCGGTGGACCCGCTGCCCACCGTCATCGACCGGTTCGTGCGCAAGTACCCGATGGTGCAGATCTCGATCCGGTCCGCCGGGACCCCGCAGACGGTGATGGCGCTGGTGCGCTCGGGTGGCGTGGAGCTCGGCGTCATGGCGGTGACCGAGACCCCGGACGCCGAGGACCTCATCGTCCATCCCCTGGCCCAGCAGGGGTTCATCGTCATCTCCTCCCGGGAGGCGAACCTGCCGGCGCGGGGACCGCTCACCTACGACCAGCTCGAGGGCCAGCGGCTCATCATCGGCCAGCCCGGCACGGGCATGCGGCGGGTGGCCGACCAGGTGATCGCGGCGAACCGGTCGACGGTCGCCGTCGTCGAGACCGAGCACCGGGAGGCGATCCTCCCAATGGTCCTCGCAGGCACCGGGATCGCGATCATCGCCGAGCCGTGGCGCGCCCTCGCCCGGGAGGCCGGGCTGGTCGTCCACGACCTCGTCACGGACGAGCGGCTCGAGGCCTCGGTCGTGCACCGCGACGTCGACCTCTCCCCGGCCGCGCGCGCCTTCCTGCTCCTCACTGCGCCGGTCGCGGCCACGCACCACCCACCCGGCTGA
- a CDS encoding transketolase C-terminal domain-containing protein has protein sequence MNAVLQETLHDCREAYVEALLEAAEHDERIVVVVNDSVGSSKLAPFAERFPDRLINVGIAEQDMVGVAAGLANGGKIPFVSGAACFLTARAMEQVKVDGAYAQGNIKLCGMSPGMAYGQLGPTHHSIEDLAWLRAIPDLAVIVPADAAETAQAIAWAARHEGPVFVRVSRMGVPAVNPEGYQFEPGRAVRLRDGDDVTLMANGTVVTRALGAADILAAEGVRARVLSVPSIKPFDVDAVVVAARETGAIVTAEEATVNGGLGGAVAEVVVEHHPVPVRRVGVPDTFAPTGSAGWLMDHFGISAEGIAAAARETIGRKA, from the coding sequence ATGAACGCCGTCCTGCAGGAGACGCTGCACGACTGCCGCGAGGCCTACGTCGAGGCGCTGCTGGAGGCGGCGGAGCACGATGAGCGGATCGTCGTCGTGGTCAACGACTCGGTCGGCTCGAGCAAGCTCGCGCCGTTCGCCGAGCGGTTCCCCGACCGCCTCATCAACGTGGGCATCGCGGAGCAGGACATGGTGGGAGTGGCCGCTGGTCTCGCGAACGGCGGGAAGATCCCGTTCGTCTCCGGGGCGGCGTGCTTCCTCACGGCCCGCGCCATGGAGCAGGTGAAGGTCGACGGTGCCTACGCCCAGGGCAACATCAAGCTCTGCGGCATGAGCCCTGGCATGGCCTACGGCCAGCTCGGCCCCACGCACCACTCCATCGAGGACCTGGCCTGGCTGCGCGCCATCCCGGACCTGGCGGTGATCGTCCCGGCCGACGCCGCGGAGACGGCGCAGGCCATCGCCTGGGCGGCCCGGCACGAGGGCCCGGTGTTCGTGCGGGTCAGCCGGATGGGCGTGCCGGCGGTGAACCCGGAGGGATACCAGTTCGAGCCGGGCAGGGCCGTCCGGCTCCGCGACGGCGACGACGTCACCCTGATGGCCAACGGGACGGTCGTGACGCGTGCCCTGGGCGCCGCCGACATCCTGGCCGCCGAGGGTGTCCGCGCCCGGGTGCTGTCGGTCCCGTCGATCAAGCCGTTCGACGTCGATGCCGTGGTGGTGGCGGCCCGGGAGACCGGCGCCATCGTGACCGCGGAGGAGGCCACGGTCAACGGCGGACTCGGCGGCGCCGTCGCCGAGGTCGTCGTCGAGCACCACCCCGTGCCCGTGCGTCGGGTCGGGGTCCCGGACACCTTCGCGCCGACCGGTTCCGCGGGCTGGTTGATGGACCACTTCGGTATCAGTGCCGAGGGGATCGCCGCAGCGGCTCGCGAGACGATCGGACGCAAGGCCTGA
- a CDS encoding transketolase has product MTALMPPAGKAPWIGRTGAGAGREEIVAHVAEGARQIRLRDIRMVHEAGQGHIGGEMSITDVLATLYLHVLDIDPTRLDDPERDRVVLSKGHVAAALYTTLAAAGLLDPDELETFLQPLSKLNGHPDRKKVAAVEANTGPLGHGLPIAVGTAIAAQIDGSDRKTYVILGDGELQEGSNWEAMMTAGNRRLGNLVAIVDRNGLQQGAAVAETNDLEPLADKARAFGWEVVEVDGHDHGALIDAFAAVPAASGRPTFVIAHTHKGHPISFMSDKAAWHHKVPSAEQVATATTELEEA; this is encoded by the coding sequence ATGACCGCGCTGATGCCGCCGGCGGGCAAGGCACCCTGGATCGGCCGGACCGGCGCCGGCGCGGGCAGGGAGGAGATCGTCGCCCACGTCGCCGAGGGTGCCCGCCAGATCCGGCTGCGCGACATCAGGATGGTGCACGAGGCCGGGCAGGGCCACATCGGCGGCGAGATGTCCATCACCGACGTCCTGGCGACCCTGTACCTGCACGTCCTTGACATCGACCCCACCCGGCTCGACGACCCCGAGCGCGACCGGGTCGTGCTGTCCAAGGGGCACGTCGCCGCCGCTCTCTACACCACCCTCGCGGCGGCCGGGCTCCTCGACCCCGACGAGCTGGAGACCTTCCTGCAGCCGCTGTCCAAGCTCAACGGCCACCCCGACCGGAAGAAGGTCGCAGCCGTCGAGGCCAACACCGGGCCGCTCGGCCATGGCCTGCCCATCGCCGTCGGCACGGCGATCGCAGCGCAGATCGACGGCTCGGACCGCAAGACCTACGTCATCCTCGGCGACGGTGAGCTCCAGGAGGGCTCGAACTGGGAGGCCATGATGACGGCCGGCAACCGGCGCCTGGGCAACCTCGTGGCGATCGTCGACCGCAACGGCCTGCAGCAGGGTGCCGCGGTGGCCGAGACCAACGACCTGGAGCCGCTCGCCGACAAGGCGCGGGCGTTCGGGTGGGAGGTCGTGGAGGTCGACGGGCACGACCACGGTGCGCTCATCGACGCCTTCGCCGCGGTGCCGGCGGCCTCCGGCCGACCGACGTTCGTCATCGCCCACACCCACAAGGGCCACCCCATCTCGTTCATGAGCGACAAGGCGGCCTGGCACCACAAGGTCCCGAGCGCCGAGCAGGTGGCGACGGCCACGACCGAGCTGGAGGAAGCATGA
- a CDS encoding sugar-binding domain-containing protein has product MLDSTLRRGRQPANLVRNDHLRLMARVARMYHERGMRQAEIAAELHISQPRVSRLLKQAVDVGIVRTVVSLPAGVHTDLEEALEARFGLSEAVVADVSGIEGDSVQALGAAAATYLETTLTGHDRIGISSWSASLLAAIEVMRPSKTRAADVVVQLVGGLGTPRVQVQATRLLERLAMLVGAEAVFMLTPGVMGTAEARESLLSDPTMEHVMTFWQDLTVALVGIGALNPSPMLRESGNTLAEADLRQLQDLDAVGDVCLRYFDHAGRLVRSDFDGRVAGISAELLHRVPRRVGVAGGESKLQAVRGAVLGGWVNVLITDSRTAEMLLQDSATT; this is encoded by the coding sequence GTGCTGGACAGCACTCTGCGGCGCGGGCGCCAGCCGGCGAACCTCGTCCGCAACGATCACCTGAGGCTGATGGCCCGTGTGGCGCGGATGTACCACGAGCGAGGGATGCGGCAGGCCGAGATCGCTGCGGAGCTGCACATCTCCCAGCCGCGCGTCTCGCGGCTGCTCAAGCAGGCCGTCGACGTGGGCATCGTGCGCACGGTCGTCAGCCTTCCCGCGGGGGTCCACACAGATCTCGAGGAGGCGTTGGAGGCGCGGTTCGGCCTCTCGGAGGCCGTCGTCGCCGATGTCTCGGGCATCGAGGGAGACTCCGTCCAGGCGCTGGGGGCCGCTGCGGCGACCTACCTGGAGACCACGCTGACCGGTCACGACCGTATCGGCATCTCCTCGTGGAGTGCCTCCCTGCTGGCGGCGATCGAGGTCATGCGGCCGAGCAAGACGCGAGCCGCCGATGTGGTCGTCCAGCTCGTCGGCGGGCTCGGGACGCCCAGGGTTCAGGTCCAGGCCACGCGCCTGCTCGAGCGGCTCGCCATGCTGGTGGGGGCTGAGGCCGTCTTCATGCTCACGCCGGGGGTCATGGGCACCGCCGAGGCGCGCGAGAGCCTGCTGAGCGACCCGACCATGGAGCACGTGATGACCTTCTGGCAGGACCTGACGGTGGCTCTGGTGGGAATCGGTGCGTTGAACCCCTCCCCGATGCTGCGAGAGAGCGGCAACACCTTGGCGGAGGCCGACCTGCGCCAGCTCCAGGACCTGGACGCCGTCGGTGACGTGTGCCTGCGGTACTTCGACCACGCCGGGCGCCTCGTCCGGTCCGACTTCGACGGTCGCGTGGCCGGGATCTCCGCGGAGCTGCTCCACCGGGTCCCCCGCCGGGTGGGGGTTGCCGGCGGTGAGTCCAAGCTCCAGGCCGTCCGCGGGGCGGTTCTTGGCGGCTGGGTCAACGTGCTCATCACGGACTCGAGGACCGCGGAGATGCTCCTCCAAGACAGCGCGACGACCTGA
- a CDS encoding tartrate dehydrogenase has translation MTDPAPRTFRVASIPGDGVGREVVDAGRVVLDEALRLHGASAVEWTELPWGSAYYGETGRMMPTDGLEVLQDFDAIYFGAVGWPGVPDHVSLWGLRLAICQGFDQWANVRPVRFHPGVTSPLRKADTTELDWVVVRENSEGEYAGLGGRNLSARTGGEVAVQTSLFTEVGCERIMRFAFDLARTRDRKTLTSVTKSNAQQYGMVLWDEVFARVAADYPDVETESVLVDAMAARFVLRPETLSVVVASNLNADILSDLGSALAGSLGLAASANLNPERRYPSMFEPVHGSAPDIAGQGMANPVGAVASGALMLDHLGLPAAADAVRAAIDAVTAAGVLTRDLGGAATTEDVTAALVAALREAATSEHLEKADVVPQH, from the coding sequence ATGACCGACCCCGCTCCCCGCACCTTCCGCGTCGCCTCGATCCCTGGCGACGGCGTCGGGCGTGAGGTCGTCGACGCCGGCCGGGTCGTCCTCGACGAGGCGCTGCGCCTGCACGGCGCCTCCGCGGTGGAGTGGACGGAGCTCCCCTGGGGGTCGGCGTACTACGGCGAGACCGGCCGGATGATGCCCACCGACGGGCTCGAGGTGCTCCAGGACTTCGACGCCATCTACTTCGGCGCGGTCGGCTGGCCGGGCGTGCCCGACCACGTGAGCCTGTGGGGTCTGCGGCTGGCCATCTGCCAGGGCTTCGACCAGTGGGCCAACGTCCGGCCGGTGCGGTTCCACCCCGGCGTGACCAGCCCCCTGCGCAAGGCCGACACCACCGAGCTGGACTGGGTGGTGGTCCGGGAGAACAGCGAGGGCGAGTACGCCGGGCTCGGCGGGCGGAACCTCTCCGCCCGCACCGGCGGCGAGGTCGCCGTCCAGACGTCGCTGTTCACCGAGGTCGGCTGCGAGCGGATCATGCGGTTCGCCTTCGACCTCGCCCGCACCCGCGACCGCAAGACGCTCACCTCGGTGACGAAGTCCAATGCCCAGCAGTACGGGATGGTGCTGTGGGACGAGGTCTTCGCCCGGGTCGCCGCGGACTACCCGGACGTCGAGACCGAGTCGGTCCTCGTCGACGCCATGGCCGCGAGGTTCGTCCTGCGGCCCGAGACCCTGTCCGTCGTCGTCGCCTCCAACCTCAACGCCGACATCCTCTCCGACCTCGGCAGCGCGCTCGCCGGCAGCCTCGGCCTCGCGGCGAGCGCCAACCTCAACCCCGAGCGCCGCTACCCGTCCATGTTCGAGCCCGTCCACGGCTCCGCCCCGGACATCGCCGGCCAGGGCATGGCCAACCCGGTCGGGGCCGTCGCGAGCGGCGCCCTCATGCTCGACCACCTCGGCCTGCCCGCGGCCGCCGACGCCGTCCGGGCCGCCATCGACGCCGTCACCGCCGCCGGCGTCCTCACCCGCGACCTCGGCGGCGCGGCCACGACCGAGGACGTCACCGCCGCCCTCGTCGCCGCGCTGCGCGAGGCCGCGACGTCGGAGCACCTCGAGAAGGCCGACGTCGTCCCACAGCACTGA
- a CDS encoding TIM barrel protein, with the protein MTTYPKFGAGLWHFATYVDRYAVDGYGDPRTTLDMIELAGKVGDLSYVDLPYPFTPGVGVDEIKQALAAHGLEAVGITPEIYLRDHVKGAFTNPDAGARSRAMDIMHASAEVVRELGATYVKLWPGQDGFDYPFQVNHRQQWKRSVDGLRELAGAHPDLKFVIEYKPREPRVKMLWDSAATTLLGIQETGLDNIGVLMDFGHSLFGGESPAAAAQLLIDHGKLWAMDVNDNLRGWDDDLVVGTVHMTEIFEFFYTLKINGWEGVWQLDQFPFREDSVDAARTAIRFLKALYRALESLDMAALAEAQERHDAMAAQRLIQDALLSSMTSAELKR; encoded by the coding sequence ATGACGACATACCCGAAGTTCGGAGCCGGTCTGTGGCACTTCGCCACGTACGTGGACCGTTACGCCGTGGACGGATACGGCGACCCCAGGACCACGCTCGACATGATCGAGCTGGCGGGGAAGGTCGGCGACCTGTCCTACGTCGACCTGCCCTACCCGTTCACCCCGGGTGTCGGCGTCGACGAGATCAAGCAGGCGCTCGCCGCGCACGGTCTCGAGGCCGTGGGGATCACCCCCGAGATCTACCTCCGCGACCACGTCAAGGGTGCCTTCACCAACCCCGACGCCGGGGCCCGGAGCCGGGCGATGGACATCATGCACGCCTCCGCGGAGGTGGTTCGTGAGCTCGGTGCGACCTACGTCAAGCTCTGGCCGGGGCAGGACGGTTTCGACTACCCCTTCCAGGTCAACCACCGCCAGCAGTGGAAGCGCTCGGTCGACGGGCTGCGTGAGCTCGCCGGCGCACACCCCGACCTGAAGTTCGTCATCGAGTACAAGCCCCGCGAACCGCGGGTCAAGATGCTCTGGGACTCGGCCGCCACCACCCTGCTCGGGATCCAGGAGACGGGCCTGGACAACATCGGGGTCCTCATGGACTTCGGCCACTCGCTCTTCGGCGGTGAGTCGCCCGCGGCCGCGGCCCAGCTGCTCATCGACCACGGCAAGCTCTGGGCGATGGACGTCAACGACAACCTGCGCGGCTGGGACGACGACCTCGTCGTCGGCACCGTGCACATGACGGAGATCTTCGAGTTCTTCTACACCCTCAAGATCAACGGCTGGGAAGGGGTGTGGCAGCTCGACCAGTTCCCGTTCCGCGAGGACAGCGTCGACGCCGCCCGGACCGCGATCCGGTTTCTCAAGGCGCTCTACCGGGCGCTCGAGAGCCTGGACATGGCCGCACTGGCCGAGGCGCAGGAGCGCCACGACGCGATGGCCGCCCAGCGGCTGATCCAGGACGCGCTGCTGAGCTCCATGACGTCCGCAGAGCTGAAGCGATGA